The Galactobacillus timonensis genome has a segment encoding these proteins:
- a CDS encoding energy-coupling factor transporter ATPase, translating into MPIAFEHVSHVYGEDTPFKYAALTDVSLEFSIGKMTAIIGETGSGKSTLVQHLNALLLPTRGRVLVLDRVIEAGEPAKGLKSLRGRVGLVFQFPEYQLFEETVLKDVSFGPKNFGVSEEEAEKKAKAALKMVGLDDSFLERSPLELSGGQKRRVAIAGILAMDPEVIVLDEPTAGLDPEGTLEMMNLFSKLNKKMGKTVLIVTHDMEQVFSFCDEVVVMEHGQPRIHTSVKDFFRDGSLCREMNILPPALIQFKEQLKEAGYSISDDAMTMDAVASEVARQVKHHG; encoded by the coding sequence GTGCCGATAGCCTTTGAACATGTGAGCCACGTATATGGTGAGGATACGCCGTTCAAGTATGCAGCGTTGACGGATGTGAGTCTGGAGTTTTCGATCGGAAAGATGACCGCAATCATCGGTGAGACGGGATCGGGAAAAAGTACGCTTGTGCAGCATCTCAATGCGCTGCTGCTGCCGACACGGGGCCGGGTGCTGGTGCTGGACAGGGTGATTGAGGCGGGAGAGCCAGCCAAGGGTCTCAAGTCTCTGCGGGGCCGGGTCGGCCTTGTGTTTCAGTTTCCGGAGTATCAGCTGTTTGAGGAGACGGTATTGAAGGATGTGTCCTTTGGACCGAAGAACTTCGGCGTTTCCGAGGAAGAGGCAGAGAAGAAGGCGAAGGCGGCGCTGAAGATGGTCGGTCTGGATGACAGCTTTCTGGAACGCAGTCCTCTGGAGCTTTCGGGCGGTCAGAAGAGACGCGTTGCGATTGCCGGAATTCTGGCGATGGATCCGGAAGTGATCGTGCTCGATGAGCCGACCGCGGGCCTGGATCCGGAAGGTACGCTGGAGATGATGAACCTGTTTTCCAAACTCAACAAAAAGATGGGGAAGACAGTGCTGATCGTCACCCACGATATGGAGCAGGTGTTTTCGTTCTGCGACGAAGTGGTTGTGATGGAGCACGGGCAGCCGCGCATTCATACGAGTGTGAAGGATTTTTTCCGGGACGGGAGCCTGTGCCGGGAAATGAACATTCTTCCACCGGCATTGATTCAGTTCAAGGAGCAGCTGAAGGAAGCGGGATATTCGATCAGCGACGATGCAATGACCATGGACGCGGTGGCGTCGGAAGTGGCGAGGCAGGTGAAACATCATGGGTAA
- a CDS encoding energy-coupling factor transporter ATPase encodes MGIVEVENLSFSYDQLHNAVDNVSFSVPEGSYTAIIGQNGSGKSTVAKLITGLLEKKAGTVKIDGMELNEENLRAIRQEVGIVFQNPDNQFIGSTVRDDIAFGLENHQVPQPEMDGIIDTYAKRVHMEDFLNVEPTHLSGGQKQRVAIAGVLAMHPKILVFDEATSMLDPQGKAEIKQVIRSLHEDRKLTILSITHDIDEISNSDYVIALCEGRVAMTGTPHEIFADEKKIRQIHLDLPFAMKMARQLRAHGVKVDDCITMKGLVDQLCR; translated from the coding sequence ATGGGAATTGTTGAAGTTGAAAATCTTAGCTTTTCATACGATCAGCTGCATAACGCGGTGGATAATGTGTCCTTTTCTGTTCCGGAAGGCAGCTATACGGCGATTATCGGTCAGAACGGTTCGGGCAAGTCGACCGTGGCGAAACTGATTACCGGCCTTCTGGAAAAGAAGGCGGGAACCGTGAAGATCGACGGTATGGAGCTGAATGAGGAGAATCTGCGCGCGATCCGGCAGGAAGTAGGCATCGTGTTTCAGAATCCGGACAATCAGTTCATCGGTTCGACGGTGCGGGACGATATTGCCTTTGGTCTGGAGAATCATCAGGTGCCGCAGCCGGAGATGGACGGGATCATCGATACCTATGCGAAGCGGGTTCATATGGAGGATTTTCTGAACGTGGAGCCGACGCATCTGTCCGGTGGGCAGAAGCAGCGGGTAGCCATTGCGGGCGTACTGGCGATGCATCCGAAGATTCTGGTGTTCGATGAGGCGACGAGCATGCTTGATCCGCAGGGAAAGGCGGAGATCAAGCAGGTGATCCGTTCGCTCCATGAAGACAGGAAGCTGACGATTCTTTCGATTACGCATGATATTGACGAAATCAGCAACAGTGATTATGTGATTGCGCTGTGCGAGGGCAGGGTTGCAATGACGGGGACGCCGCATGAGATCTTTGCGGATGAAAAGAAGATCCGTCAGATTCATCTGGATCTGCCGTTTGCGATGAAAATGGCAAGGCAATTGCGTGCACATGGCGTCAAGGTCGATGACTGCATTACGATGAAAGGACTGGTGGATCAGCTGTGCCGATAG
- a CDS encoding aspartate-semialdehyde dehydrogenase, with amino-acid sequence MKIGVLGATGAVGRQMLACMEEHGIVAEELRLFASERSAGKELSCMGHTWKIEVPSAQRFQGLDVVFGAVDADLSRKWAPAIQAARALYIDNSSAFRLDPDIPLVVPQINGRDVLDAKKGIIANPNCSTIITLMAVAPLHRISPLKSIIASTYQAVSGAGNKGIEELEMEQRALQEGKEFTPSVFPVQIANNCIPWIGSEKEDGFTSEELKMRNEGRKILHDPDLKVTCTCVRVPVFRSHSISVSVQCARPVSVQEAADAIGRFPGDVLMKDGYPTPLMTSGQDQVYVGRLRPDPVLDGGIALWCCGDQIRKGAAANAVEILDYILANRA; translated from the coding sequence ATGAAGATCGGTGTACTTGGGGCAACCGGGGCAGTCGGCCGTCAGATGCTTGCGTGCATGGAAGAGCACGGCATTGTGGCGGAGGAGCTGCGTTTGTTTGCCAGTGAACGTTCGGCGGGAAAGGAGCTTTCCTGCATGGGACACACATGGAAGATTGAGGTGCCCTCTGCCCAGCGTTTTCAGGGACTGGATGTTGTGTTCGGCGCAGTGGATGCGGACCTTTCGCGAAAGTGGGCGCCAGCCATTCAGGCTGCCAGGGCGCTGTACATTGATAATTCCAGTGCGTTCCGGCTGGATCCGGATATTCCGCTGGTGGTGCCGCAGATCAATGGACGCGATGTGCTTGATGCCAAGAAAGGCATCATTGCCAATCCGAACTGTTCGACGATCATTACGCTGATGGCGGTGGCGCCGCTGCATCGGATCTCGCCGCTCAAGTCCATCATTGCCAGCACGTATCAGGCGGTTTCGGGCGCTGGCAATAAGGGCATTGAGGAGCTGGAAATGGAACAGAGGGCGCTGCAGGAGGGAAAGGAGTTTACGCCTTCCGTGTTTCCGGTGCAGATTGCCAACAACTGTATTCCCTGGATCGGCAGTGAGAAGGAAGACGGCTTTACGAGCGAGGAGCTGAAGATGCGCAATGAGGGCCGCAAGATTCTTCATGATCCGGATCTGAAGGTGACATGTACATGCGTGCGTGTGCCGGTGTTCCGTTCGCATTCGATTTCGGTATCGGTGCAGTGCGCCCGGCCGGTTTCGGTACAGGAGGCGGCAGATGCGATCGGCCGTTTCCCGGGTGATGTGCTGATGAAGGACGGCTATCCGACGCCGTTAATGACAAGTGGTCAGGATCAGGTGTATGTGGGCAGGCTGCGTCCGGATCCGGTGCTGGACGGTGGCATTGCGCTGTGGTGCTGCGGGGATCAGATCCGCAAGGGAGCCGCTGCCAATGCGGTGGAGATTCTTGATTACATTCTGGCGAATCGTGCGTAG